In Oncorhynchus nerka isolate Pitt River linkage group LG26, Oner_Uvic_2.0, whole genome shotgun sequence, one DNA window encodes the following:
- the LOC135559588 gene encoding caskin-2-like isoform X2, whose translation MRPLHYAAWQGKADSVLMLLRAGAGVNGVSQDGHIPLHLAAQYGHYDVSEMLLQHQSNPCLINKTKKTPLDLACEFGRVKVAQLLLSSNMVVALLEGNSKEPADSGFNTPLHLAARNGHKDIIRLLLKAGIDINRATKAGTALHEAALYGKTEVVRQLLEAGIDVNIRNTYNQTALDMVNQFTTSHASKDIKQLLRDATGVLQVRALKDYWNIHDPTALNIQAGDVIMVLEQHMDGRWKGHIHDSQRGTDRVGYFPPNIVEVISRRSGGTLSRHASLPTQRHQLLSRAPLSSSLSSAPQTDDSYTLYTPNNPHMALPHAIGLSANPGDRNSVGSTGSVGSTRSAGSGQSTESNTALNGQHHQTTALPDTAKPAPSAGDSGQPVPNKQPDLTAVVLGAPRRPMVNILRPGEQQFVSPQFVRPQQLLEGKDAEAIYQWLSDFQLEQYTGNFITAGYDVPTISRMTPEDLTAIGVTKPGHRKKISIEIGNLSIPEWLPEYIPAGLGEWLSTIGLPQYQRKLSENGYDSISIVRDLTWEDLQEIGITKLGHQKKMMLAVKKLCDIQRAILAAESVQGTLRRKPPGALHLVTIEPPDSASDCPSPHTPKMLTFQDSELSAELQTAMSSHYQEGPAIKSAVGMSRSQESIDARSRGSGRSQDPPTASITPHSRSQESLGGSSTSTSLSADSSPAKERNIPEGWDQRSILQQQQLPKQVPLGAATVFQYPAIPAKPKGPGSHSLGSSPQGSPAQRGFSYLHSHCGSTDVGHGSPTKPLAHTYHAMTLAPPKKRSQSLTRYALSDGEPDEEDDDLAPPSSTLESYATLTRRPGRSQLAGMQITPVKYGTVGRSQSFAVRARKKGPPPAPPKRLSSVSSSPSVGSTENMAPSPGGVETDSPGSVRSIAACLEASTEGKSLSRPRLDLLQPEPPLPSLNPSGLEPREASAGMRRRVQSECAPAQTDIPDHYPDPERGVKSDSEEEEPKAPGLDGSSSPHNSSSECIPFAEEGNLTIKQRPKVGGPPRAESTVEIPADKNRPTKTALEVPEFNLKESDTVKRRYKPKDHAGSSPTSDSEGQIGSDSSPGSRPQSQSCEEVSLVSLRISEASLEGLENLAVTGTPLKPPVSPKPHSSHGPPVTAPKPSRHSLAAATAIVPPTMTVNVVQSLAFSAPPSPTPSRCPPAPGLQCQAAQTGKPQVCVVGPGPGVESGPGLEVVQQQRLEQTSTSLEAALQAVERKLTQEDSTDGGSNTVKSAGNILDDIGNMFDDLADQLDAMLD comes from the exons atgCGTCCGCTCCACTATGCAGCATGGCAGGGCAAGGCTGACTCTGTCCTTATGCTGCTGCGGGCCGGAGCTGGAGTCAATGGGGTCTCACAGGATGGACACATCCCCCTGCACCTGGCCGCACAGTACGGACACTATGACGTG tcTGAGATGCTGCTGCAGCATCAGTCCAACCCCTGTCTGATCAACAAAACCAAGAAGACCCCCCTAGACCTGGCCTGTGAGTTCGGTAGAGTCAAG GTTGCTCAGCTGTTGTTGAGCAGTAACATGGTGGTGGCTCTGTTAGAGGGTAATAGTAAGGAACCTGCAGACTCAGGCTTTAACACTCCGCTGCACCTCGCCGCACGCAACGGACACAAGGACATCATCCG GTTGCTGCTGAAAGCGGGCATCGACATCAACAGGGCCACTAAGGCTGGCACTGCCCTGCACGAGGCTGCCCTCTACGGCAAGACGGAGGTGGTCAGACAGCTGCTAGAG GCTGGTATAGACGTGAACATCCGTAACACGTACAACCAGACAGCCCTGGACATGGTGAACCAGTTCACCACCTCCCACGCCAGCAAGGACATTAAGCAGCTCCTACGAG ATGCTACAGGTGTCCTGCAGGTGAGAGCTCTGAAAGACTACTGGAACATCCACGACCCCACTGCTCTCAACATCCAGGCCGGGGATGTCATCATG GTCCTAGAGCAGCACATGGACGGGCGCTGGAAGGGGCACATCCACGACAGCCAGAGGGGCACCGACCGGGTGGGCTACTTCCCGCCGAACATTGTGGAGGTCATCAGCAGACGCTCAG GGGGCACCCTGTCCCGGCATGCCTCTCTGCCCACCCAGCGCCACCAGCTCCTCTCCAGAgcccccctctcctccagcctGAGCTCAGCCCCTCAGACCGACGACTcctacacactgtacacccccaACAATCCCCACATGGCCCTCCCCCACGCCATCGGCCTCAGCGCCAACccag GTGACAGGAACAGTGTAGGGAGTACGGGCAGTGTGGGCAGCACCCGTAGTGCTGGGAGTGGACAGAGCACAGAGAGTAACACTGCTCTCAACGGACAACACCACCAGACCACCGCACTCCCAGACACAGCCAAA CCAGCGCCCTCTGCTGGTGACTCAGGGCAACCAGTCCCCAATAAACAGCCTGACCTGACTGCAG TGGTTCTGGGTGCTCCTCGGAGACCGATGGTGAACATACTGAGACCAGGGGAACAGCAGTTTGTCTCCCCGCAGTTTGTACGTCCTCAGCAGCTACTGGAGGGCAAG GATGCAGAGGCCATCTACCAGTGGCTGAGTGACTTCCAGTTGGAGCAGTACACTGGGAACTTCATCACGGCCGGCTACGACGTCCCCACCATCAGCAGGATGACCCCAGAGGACCTGACGGCCATCGGCGTCACCAAGCCAGGCCACCGCAAGAAGATCTCAATCGAGATAGGAAACCTCAGCATCCCCGAGTGGCTGCCTGAATACATCCCG GCAGGCCTGGGGGAGTGGCTGAGTACCATAGGCCTGCCTCAGTACCAAAGGAAGCTGTCAGAGAACGGCTATGACTCCATCAGCATCGTACGGGACCTGACCTGGGAGGACCTGCAGGAGATAGGCATCACCAAGCTGGGCCACCAGAAGAAGATGATGCTGGCCGTGAAGAAGCTGTGTGACATCCAGAGGGCCATCCTGGCTGCAGAATCTGTCCAGGGCACGTTGCGCCGCAAGCCCCCTGGAGCCCTTCACCTGGTCACCATTGAGCCCCCTGACAGCGCCTCCGACTGCCCCTCGCCCCACACCCCCAAGATGCTGACCTTCCAGGACAGCGAGCTGAGCGCTGAGCTGCAGACAGCCATGTCCAGCCACTACCAGGAGGGCCCGGCCATCAAGAGTGCCGTGGGCATGTCTCGGAGCCAAGAGAGCATCGACGCCCGGTCCAGGGGCTCAGGGCGCTCCCAGGACCCCCCCACGGCCTCCATCACTCCCCACAGCCGCTCACAGGAGAGCCTAGGGGGCAGCAGTACCTCCACCAGCCTCAGTGCTGACAGCAGCCCTGCCAAGGAGAGGAACATTCCAGAAGGCTGGGACCAGAGGTCCATACTACAGCAGCAGCAGCTTCCCAAGCAGGTCCCCCTGGGGGCAGCCACCGTGTTCCAGTACCCAGCCATCCCAGCCAAGCCTAAAGGCCCTGGGTCTCACTCCCTAGGCTCCTCTCCCCAGGGCTCCCCGGCCCAGAGGGGCTTCAGCTACCTCCACTCCCACTGTGGCAGCACCGACGTGGGCCACGGCTCGCCCACCAAGCCCTTGGCACACACCTACCACGCCATGACCCTGGCCCCGCCTAAgaagcgcagccagagcctgacACGCTATGCCCTGTCAGACGGCGAACCAGACGAAGAGGATGACGACTTGGCTCCGCCCTCTAGCACCCTAGAGTCCTACGCCACCCTGACCCGCCGGCCCGGACGCAGCCAGCTGGCAGGCATGCAGATCACACCCGTAAAGTACGGCACTGTGGGACGTAGCCAGTCCTTTGCCGTGCGCGCTCGTAAAAAGGGTCCCCCTCCAGCCCCGCCCAAGAGACTGAGCTCGGTGAGCAGCAGCCCCAGCGTTGGGTCCACTGAGAATATGGCGCCCTCTCCTGGGGGGGTGGAGACAGACAGTCCAGGGAGCGTGAGGAGCATCGCAGCCTGTCTGGAGGCCTCCACTGAGGGGAAGAGCCTGTCCAGGCCCAGGCTGGACCTCCTCCAACCAgagcctcccctccccagcctcaACCCCTCAGGACTGGAGCCCAGAGAGGCCTCTgcagggatgaggaggagggtgcAGAGCGAATGTGCTCCAGCCCAAACCGACATCCCAGACCATTACCCAGACCCAGAGCGAGGGGTGAAGTCAGACTCTGAGGAGGAGGAACCTAAGGCACCGGGTTTGGATGGCTCCTCATCCCCTCACAATAGCTCCAGCGAGTGTATCCCCTTCGCCGAGGAGGGCAACCTCACCATCAAGCAGAGGCCCAAGGTGGGAGGGCCGCCCAGGGCCGAGAGCACTGTGGAGATCCCGGCAGACAAGAACCGGCCTACCAAGACAGCCCTGGAGGTGCCTGAGTTTAACCTGAAGGAGTCAGACACTGTGAAGCGGAGATACAAGCCTAAAGACCATGCTGGCAGCTCTCCCACCAGTGACAGTGAGGGCCAGATAGGGTCAGACTCCAGTCCAGGCAGCAGGCCCCAGTCCCAAAGCTGTGAGGAGGTGAGTCTGGTCAGTCTGAGGATCAGTGAGGCCAGTCTGGAGGGGCTGGAGAACCTAGCAGTGACAGGCACACCCCTCAAACCCCCCGTCTCCCCCAAGCCTCACAGCTCCCACGGACCCCCCGTCACAGCCCCAAAACCGTCCCGACACAGTCTGGCTGCTGCTACAG CCATAGTGCCGCCCACTATGACTGTCAACGTGGTACAAAGTCTTGCCTTCTCAGCCCCACCATCACCCACACCCAGCCGGTGTCCCCCAGCCCCAGGGCTTCAGTGCCAGGCAGCCCAGACAGGCAAGCCCCAGGTCTGTGTGGTCGGCCCAGGCCCAGGGGTAGAGTCTGGCCCGGGGTTAGAGGTGGTGCAGCAACAGAGGCTGGAGCAGACCAGCACCTCTCTGGAGGCAGCACTGCAGGCTGTGGAGAGAAAACTCACCCAGGAGGACAGCACTGACGG TGGGTCGAACACAGTGAAGTCAGCGGGCAACATTCTGGATGACATTGGCAACATGTTTGATGACCTTGCTGACCAGCTAGATGCCATGCTGGACTAA
- the LOC135559588 gene encoding caskin-2-like isoform X7 encodes MRPLHYAAWQGKADSVLMLLRAGAGVNGVSQDGHIPLHLAAQYGHYDVSEMLLQHQSNPCLINKTKKTPLDLACEFGRVKVAQLLLSSNMVVALLEGNSKEPADSGFNTPLHLAARNGHKDIIRLLLKAGIDINRATKAGTALHEAALYGKTEVVRQLLEAGIDVNIRNTYNQTALDMVNQFTTSHASKDIKQLLRDATGVLQVRALKDYWNIHDPTALNIQAGDVIMVLEQHMDGRWKGHIHDSQRGTDRVGYFPPNIVEVISRRSGGTLSRHASLPTQRHQLLSRAPLSSSLSSAPQTDDSYTLYTPNNPHMALPHAIGLSANPAGDRNSVGSTGSVGSTRSAGSGQSTESNTALNGQHHQTTALPDTAKPAPSAGDSGQPVPNKQPDLTAVVLGAPRRPMVNILRPGEQQFVSPQFVRPQQLLEGKDAEAIYQWLSDFQLEQYTGNFITAGYDVPTISRMTPEDLTAIGVTKPGHRKKISIEIGNLSIPEWLPEYIPAGLGEWLSTIGLPQYQRKLSENGYDSISIVRDLTWEDLQEIGITKLGHQKKMMLAVKKLCDIQRAILAAESVQGTLRRKPPGALHLVTIEPPDSASDCPSPHTPKMLTFQDSELSAELQTAMSSHYQEGPAIKSAVGMSRSQESIDARSRGSGRSQDPPTASITPHSRSQESLGGSSTSTSLSADSSPAKERNIPEGWDQRSILQQQQLPKQVPLGAATVFQYPAIPAKPKGPGSHSLGSSPQGSPAQRGFSYLHSHCGSTDVGHGSPTKPLAHTYHAMTLAPPKKRSQSLTRYALSDGEPDEEDDDLAPPSSTLESYATLTRRPGRSQLAGMQITPVKYGTVGRSQSFAVRARKKGPPPAPPKRLSSVSSSPSVGSTENMAPSPGGVETDSPGSVRSIAACLEASTEGKSLSRPRLDLLQPEPPLPSLNPSGLEPREASAGMRRRVQSECAPAQTDIPDHYPDPERGVKSDSEEEEPKAPGLDGSSSPHNSSSECIPFAEEGNLTIKQRPKVGGPPRAESTVEIPADKNRPTKTALEVPEFNLKESDTVKRRYKPKDHAGSSPTSDSEGQIGSDSSPGSRPQSQSCEEVSLVSLRISEASLEGLENLAVTGTPLKPPVSPKPHSSHGPPVTAPKPSRHSLAAATAIVPPTMTVNVVQSLAFSAPPSPTPSRCPPAPGLQCQAAQTGKPQVCVVGPGPGVESGPGLEVVQQQRLEQTSTSLEAALQAVERKLTQEDSTDGGSNTVKSAGNILDDIGNMFDDLADQLDAMLD; translated from the exons atgCGTCCGCTCCACTATGCAGCATGGCAGGGCAAGGCTGACTCTGTCCTTATGCTGCTGCGGGCCGGAGCTGGAGTCAATGGGGTCTCACAGGATGGACACATCCCCCTGCACCTGGCCGCACAGTACGGACACTATGACGTG tcTGAGATGCTGCTGCAGCATCAGTCCAACCCCTGTCTGATCAACAAAACCAAGAAGACCCCCCTAGACCTGGCCTGTGAGTTCGGTAGAGTCAAG GTTGCTCAGCTGTTGTTGAGCAGTAACATGGTGGTGGCTCTGTTAGAGGGTAATAGTAAGGAACCTGCAGACTCAGGCTTTAACACTCCGCTGCACCTCGCCGCACGCAACGGACACAAGGACATCATCCG GTTGCTGCTGAAAGCGGGCATCGACATCAACAGGGCCACTAAGGCTGGCACTGCCCTGCACGAGGCTGCCCTCTACGGCAAGACGGAGGTGGTCAGACAGCTGCTAGAG GCTGGTATAGACGTGAACATCCGTAACACGTACAACCAGACAGCCCTGGACATGGTGAACCAGTTCACCACCTCCCACGCCAGCAAGGACATTAAGCAGCTCCTACGAG ATGCTACAGGTGTCCTGCAGGTGAGAGCTCTGAAAGACTACTGGAACATCCACGACCCCACTGCTCTCAACATCCAGGCCGGGGATGTCATCATG GTCCTAGAGCAGCACATGGACGGGCGCTGGAAGGGGCACATCCACGACAGCCAGAGGGGCACCGACCGGGTGGGCTACTTCCCGCCGAACATTGTGGAGGTCATCAGCAGACGCTCAG GGGGCACCCTGTCCCGGCATGCCTCTCTGCCCACCCAGCGCCACCAGCTCCTCTCCAGAgcccccctctcctccagcctGAGCTCAGCCCCTCAGACCGACGACTcctacacactgtacacccccaACAATCCCCACATGGCCCTCCCCCACGCCATCGGCCTCAGCGCCAACccag CAGGTGACAGGAACAGTGTAGGGAGTACGGGCAGTGTGGGCAGCACCCGTAGTGCTGGGAGTGGACAGAGCACAGAGAGTAACACTGCTCTCAACGGACAACACCACCAGACCACCGCACTCCCAGACACAGCCAAA CCAGCGCCCTCTGCTGGTGACTCAGGGCAACCAGTCCCCAATAAACAGCCTGACCTGACTGCAG TGGTTCTGGGTGCTCCTCGGAGACCGATGGTGAACATACTGAGACCAGGGGAACAGCAGTTTGTCTCCCCGCAGTTTGTACGTCCTCAGCAGCTACTGGAGGGCAAG GATGCAGAGGCCATCTACCAGTGGCTGAGTGACTTCCAGTTGGAGCAGTACACTGGGAACTTCATCACGGCCGGCTACGACGTCCCCACCATCAGCAGGATGACCCCAGAGGACCTGACGGCCATCGGCGTCACCAAGCCAGGCCACCGCAAGAAGATCTCAATCGAGATAGGAAACCTCAGCATCCCCGAGTGGCTGCCTGAATACATCCCG GCAGGCCTGGGGGAGTGGCTGAGTACCATAGGCCTGCCTCAGTACCAAAGGAAGCTGTCAGAGAACGGCTATGACTCCATCAGCATCGTACGGGACCTGACCTGGGAGGACCTGCAGGAGATAGGCATCACCAAGCTGGGCCACCAGAAGAAGATGATGCTGGCCGTGAAGAAGCTGTGTGACATCCAGAGGGCCATCCTGGCTGCAGAATCTGTCCAGGGCACGTTGCGCCGCAAGCCCCCTGGAGCCCTTCACCTGGTCACCATTGAGCCCCCTGACAGCGCCTCCGACTGCCCCTCGCCCCACACCCCCAAGATGCTGACCTTCCAGGACAGCGAGCTGAGCGCTGAGCTGCAGACAGCCATGTCCAGCCACTACCAGGAGGGCCCGGCCATCAAGAGTGCCGTGGGCATGTCTCGGAGCCAAGAGAGCATCGACGCCCGGTCCAGGGGCTCAGGGCGCTCCCAGGACCCCCCCACGGCCTCCATCACTCCCCACAGCCGCTCACAGGAGAGCCTAGGGGGCAGCAGTACCTCCACCAGCCTCAGTGCTGACAGCAGCCCTGCCAAGGAGAGGAACATTCCAGAAGGCTGGGACCAGAGGTCCATACTACAGCAGCAGCAGCTTCCCAAGCAGGTCCCCCTGGGGGCAGCCACCGTGTTCCAGTACCCAGCCATCCCAGCCAAGCCTAAAGGCCCTGGGTCTCACTCCCTAGGCTCCTCTCCCCAGGGCTCCCCGGCCCAGAGGGGCTTCAGCTACCTCCACTCCCACTGTGGCAGCACCGACGTGGGCCACGGCTCGCCCACCAAGCCCTTGGCACACACCTACCACGCCATGACCCTGGCCCCGCCTAAgaagcgcagccagagcctgacACGCTATGCCCTGTCAGACGGCGAACCAGACGAAGAGGATGACGACTTGGCTCCGCCCTCTAGCACCCTAGAGTCCTACGCCACCCTGACCCGCCGGCCCGGACGCAGCCAGCTGGCAGGCATGCAGATCACACCCGTAAAGTACGGCACTGTGGGACGTAGCCAGTCCTTTGCCGTGCGCGCTCGTAAAAAGGGTCCCCCTCCAGCCCCGCCCAAGAGACTGAGCTCGGTGAGCAGCAGCCCCAGCGTTGGGTCCACTGAGAATATGGCGCCCTCTCCTGGGGGGGTGGAGACAGACAGTCCAGGGAGCGTGAGGAGCATCGCAGCCTGTCTGGAGGCCTCCACTGAGGGGAAGAGCCTGTCCAGGCCCAGGCTGGACCTCCTCCAACCAgagcctcccctccccagcctcaACCCCTCAGGACTGGAGCCCAGAGAGGCCTCTgcagggatgaggaggagggtgcAGAGCGAATGTGCTCCAGCCCAAACCGACATCCCAGACCATTACCCAGACCCAGAGCGAGGGGTGAAGTCAGACTCTGAGGAGGAGGAACCTAAGGCACCGGGTTTGGATGGCTCCTCATCCCCTCACAATAGCTCCAGCGAGTGTATCCCCTTCGCCGAGGAGGGCAACCTCACCATCAAGCAGAGGCCCAAGGTGGGAGGGCCGCCCAGGGCCGAGAGCACTGTGGAGATCCCGGCAGACAAGAACCGGCCTACCAAGACAGCCCTGGAGGTGCCTGAGTTTAACCTGAAGGAGTCAGACACTGTGAAGCGGAGATACAAGCCTAAAGACCATGCTGGCAGCTCTCCCACCAGTGACAGTGAGGGCCAGATAGGGTCAGACTCCAGTCCAGGCAGCAGGCCCCAGTCCCAAAGCTGTGAGGAGGTGAGTCTGGTCAGTCTGAGGATCAGTGAGGCCAGTCTGGAGGGGCTGGAGAACCTAGCAGTGACAGGCACACCCCTCAAACCCCCCGTCTCCCCCAAGCCTCACAGCTCCCACGGACCCCCCGTCACAGCCCCAAAACCGTCCCGACACAGTCTGGCTGCTGCTACAG CCATAGTGCCGCCCACTATGACTGTCAACGTGGTACAAAGTCTTGCCTTCTCAGCCCCACCATCACCCACACCCAGCCGGTGTCCCCCAGCCCCAGGGCTTCAGTGCCAGGCAGCCCAGACAGGCAAGCCCCAGGTCTGTGTGGTCGGCCCAGGCCCAGGGGTAGAGTCTGGCCCGGGGTTAGAGGTGGTGCAGCAACAGAGGCTGGAGCAGACCAGCACCTCTCTGGAGGCAGCACTGCAGGCTGTGGAGAGAAAACTCACCCAGGAGGACAGCACTGACGG TGGGTCGAACACAGTGAAGTCAGCGGGCAACATTCTGGATGACATTGGCAACATGTTTGATGACCTTGCTGACCAGCTAGATGCCATGCTGGACTAA